The Fusobacterium perfoetens ATCC 29250 genome includes a window with the following:
- a CDS encoding ImmA/IrrE family metallo-endopeptidase: MKNIKRKARTLIKVWGTANPFKLAEYLKIIIIYADLGEIKGYSIKRLRKKLICINENLSDFDKMVVCAHELGHCCCHDISDMAFLLNRTQLIKKSILENEANAFASELLKDYEDYTYDSKISFDILEKIKKKK, translated from the coding sequence ATGAAGAATATAAAAAGAAAGGCTAGAACATTAATAAAAGTTTGGGGAACGGCTAATCCTTTCAAACTTGCTGAATATCTAAAAATCATCATTATTTATGCTGATTTAGGCGAGATAAAAGGATATTCTATCAAAAGACTTAGAAAAAAACTTATATGTATCAATGAAAATCTAAGTGATTTTGATAAAATGGTAGTATGTGCCCACGAGTTAGGGCATTGTTGTTGTCATGATATATCAGATATGGCATTTTTATTAAATCGTACACAACTTATTAAAAAAAGCATATTGGAAAATGAAGCTAATGCTTTTGCTAGTGAACTTCTTAAAGATTATGAAGATTATACATATGATTCTAAAATTTCTTTTGATATTTTAGAAAAAATTAAGAAGAAAAAATAA
- the folE gene encoding GTP cyclohydrolase I FolE, with the protein MSISKSFDNILLELDSDKKYINKEVFENTPSRIEEFYRDFFSGMKVNPMDFFKNSFDCDNNNIIIEKNLSFYSMCEHHFLPFFGKISLAYIPNKKIIGFGDIIKAIEILCKRPQLQERLTEEIANVIYEGLGAMGVFVIVEAEHLCMTMRGVRKPGTKIITSCEKGIFKDNSSKKLEVMTLLKLND; encoded by the coding sequence ATGAGTATAAGCAAATCTTTTGATAATATTTTGCTAGAATTAGATAGTGATAAAAAATATATTAATAAAGAAGTTTTTGAAAATACACCAAGTAGAATAGAGGAATTTTATAGAGATTTCTTTTCAGGAATGAAAGTTAATCCAATGGACTTTTTTAAAAATTCTTTTGATTGTGATAATAATAATATAATAATAGAAAAAAATCTAAGTTTTTATTCTATGTGTGAACATCATTTTTTACCATTTTTTGGAAAAATTTCTCTTGCTTATATCCCTAATAAAAAAATTATAGGGTTTGGAGATATTATAAAAGCTATTGAAATTCTATGTAAAAGACCTCAATTACAAGAAAGACTTACAGAAGAAATTGCTAATGTTATTTATGAGGGATTAGGAGCTATGGGAGTTTTTGTAATAGTAGAAGCTGAACATCTTTGTATGACTATGAGAGGAGTTAGAAAACCTGGTACAAAGATTATTACATCTTGTGAAAAGGGAATTTTTAAAGATAACTCATCTAAAAAACTAGAGGTTATGACATTATTAAAATTAAATGATTAA
- the folK gene encoding 2-amino-4-hydroxy-6-hydroxymethyldihydropteridine diphosphokinase: MDKIIIENLELIANHGVFKEEKFLGQKFIISVEMTTDTRKAGKTGDLSSSTHYGFVADDIEKLFLSESFDLIETCAEKIAQMILTKYKLITEVKVTIKKPWAPIKKHFDFVAVEITRKWHTAYLSLGSNMGDKKANLLEAIENIKKLEDTKVTKVSTILETEPYGYTEQDMFLNACIEVKTLLTASELIEKLLEIELLMGRKRIIKWGPRIIDLDILLFDNDIINTENLTVPHPYMCDRMFVLEPLFEIAPYVIHPIKRASIMELKKLLEEK, translated from the coding sequence ATGGATAAAATTATTATTGAAAATCTTGAGCTTATAGCTAATCATGGAGTTTTCAAAGAGGAAAAATTCTTAGGACAAAAGTTTATAATTTCTGTAGAAATGACTACTGACACTAGAAAAGCTGGAAAGACTGGAGATTTATCTTCATCTACTCACTATGGTTTTGTAGCTGATGATATTGAAAAACTTTTTCTTAGTGAATCTTTTGATTTAATTGAAACTTGTGCTGAAAAAATTGCCCAAATGATACTTACTAAGTATAAACTTATAACTGAAGTAAAAGTAACTATAAAAAAACCTTGGGCTCCAATCAAAAAACATTTTGATTTTGTGGCTGTAGAAATTACTAGAAAATGGCATACTGCTTACCTTTCTCTTGGTTCTAACATGGGAGATAAAAAAGCAAACCTTTTAGAAGCTATTGAAAATATTAAAAAATTGGAAGATACTAAAGTTACAAAAGTTAGTACAATTTTAGAGACAGAACCTTATGGTTATACAGAGCAAGATATGTTTTTAAATGCTTGTATAGAGGTTAAAACTCTTTTGACTGCCTCTGAATTAATTGAAAAATTATTAGAAATAGAACTTTTAATGGGTAGAAAAAGAATTATTAAATGGGGACCTAGAATTATTGATTTAGATATATTACTATTTGATAATGATATTATAAATACAGAAAATTTGACTGTTCCTCACCCTTATATGTGTGATAGAATGTTTGTTTTAGAGCCTCTTTTTGAGATAGCACCTTATGTAATCCACCCTATTAAAAGAGCTTCTATAATGGAATTAAAAAAATTATTAGAGGAAAAATAA
- the folP gene encoding dihydropteroate synthase, whose protein sequence is MKIIKTKDKQLEIGKRTLIMGILNITPDSFSDGGDYYDIDKAINHAKKMIRDGADIIDVGGMSTRPGHEEISVEEEINRVLPVVKRLVKEVDCLISVDTYRWEVALEVLKAGAHIINDVWGLQYDNGEMAKIVGEYKPILVVMHNQNSKEYKEDIMLSMRKFFEKSFMLIDNNNIPRENVFIDPGIGFGKDITLNLEVLRRLGELKDIAPILLGTSRKRFIGTLLGDVPPKERCEGTISTNILSIDKGVEIIRVHDVLEHKKALLVADKIIRG, encoded by the coding sequence ATGAAAATTATAAAAACAAAAGATAAACAATTAGAAATTGGTAAAAGAACATTGATTATGGGAATACTTAATATTACTCCAGATTCTTTTTCTGATGGTGGAGATTATTATGATATTGACAAAGCTATAAATCATGCAAAAAAAATGATAAGAGATGGAGCTGATATTATAGATGTAGGTGGAATGTCTACTCGTCCAGGGCATGAAGAAATATCTGTTGAAGAAGAAATTAATAGAGTATTACCTGTTGTAAAGAGACTTGTAAAAGAGGTAGATTGTTTAATTTCTGTTGATACTTATAGATGGGAAGTAGCTTTGGAAGTTTTAAAAGCAGGGGCTCATATTATAAATGATGTATGGGGGCTTCAATATGACAATGGAGAGATGGCTAAAATTGTTGGAGAATACAAACCAATATTAGTGGTTATGCACAACCAAAATTCTAAAGAGTACAAAGAAGATATTATGTTATCTATGAGAAAGTTTTTTGAAAAAAGTTTTATGCTTATAGACAATAATAATATTCCTCGTGAAAATGTCTTTATTGACCCAGGAATTGGTTTTGGTAAAGATATCACTCTTAATCTTGAAGTTTTAAGAAGATTAGGAGAGTTAAAAGATATTGCTCCTATACTACTTGGTACTTCTCGTAAAAGATTTATAGGTACTTTACTTGGAGATGTGCCACCTAAAGAGAGATGTGAGGGAACTATATCTACTAATATTTTAAGTATTGATAAAGGTGTGGAAATTATAAGAGTACATGATGTGCTAGAACATAAAAAAGCTTTACTTGTAGCTGATAAAATAATAAGAGGGTAA
- a CDS encoding Fic family protein gives MKIYEPLTKLYYKGLNTEEIYLQRINNICSYNTNLKIFPILRGERVTKNEFSLFYLPINELSLLQEKIFFNSKDILSLASLLPEVARKACIKDIMTNEINRTNGIEGVYSTKKEIYESMASTKTTRYSGIINKYIQIIDNNITNINSPEEIRKIYDDIFSEDILKNPENQLDGKLFRKNKINISNGVRNIHTGDTTEENIISHLNDLINFMNIKEIPSLIKASIVHYYFEYIHPFYDGNGRFGRLLFSMYLARKIDIFTGLSLSYAIFSDKKTYSDLFLETSNVKNYGEVTFFITGMLKFIIKGQESIIQMLKDKIEKLNFAFAYTAKQNNIEDIEKTILIIYIQSYIFAKENPLSDKELLTYMDFKSILTLKKHLTTLTNKGFITQTSNRPITRTISDNLKEIFD, from the coding sequence ATGAAAATATATGAACCTTTAACAAAATTATATTATAAGGGCCTTAATACAGAAGAAATATATTTACAAAGAATTAATAATATTTGTTCTTATAATACTAATCTAAAAATATTTCCCATATTAAGAGGAGAAAGAGTCACTAAAAATGAGTTTTCTCTTTTTTATCTTCCAATAAATGAATTATCTTTATTGCAAGAAAAAATTTTTTTTAATAGTAAAGATATTTTATCTTTAGCTTCACTACTTCCAGAAGTAGCTCGTAAAGCTTGTATTAAAGATATAATGACAAATGAGATTAATAGAACAAATGGTATAGAGGGAGTTTATTCTACTAAAAAAGAGATTTATGAAAGTATGGCTTCTACTAAAACAACTCGTTATTCTGGAATAATTAATAAATATATACAAATTATAGATAATAATATTACTAATATAAATTCACCAGAAGAGATTAGAAAAATATATGATGATATTTTTTCTGAAGATATTTTAAAAAATCCAGAAAATCAATTAGATGGAAAATTATTTAGAAAAAATAAAATAAATATTTCAAATGGAGTTAGAAATATTCATACAGGAGATACAACAGAAGAAAATATAATTTCTCATCTTAATGATTTAATTAATTTTATGAATATAAAAGAGATTCCTTCATTGATAAAAGCTTCTATTGTTCACTATTATTTTGAATATATCCATCCTTTCTATGATGGAAATGGTAGATTTGGAAGACTTCTTTTTTCTATGTATCTTGCAAGAAAAATAGATATCTTTACAGGTTTATCTCTTTCTTATGCAATTTTTAGTGACAAAAAAACTTATTCAGACTTATTTTTAGAAACTTCTAATGTTAAAAATTATGGAGAAGTTACTTTTTTTATAACTGGTATGCTTAAGTTTATTATAAAAGGACAAGAAAGCATTATCCAAATGTTAAAGGATAAAATAGAGAAATTAAATTTTGCTTTTGCTTATACAGCTAAGCAAAATAATATTGAAGATATTGAAAAAACTATTTTAATTATCTATATACAAAGTTATATTTTTGCTAAAGAAAATCCTTTATCTGACAAAGAATTACTAACTTATATGGATTTTAAATCTATATTAACTTTAAAGAAACATTTAACAACTTTAACAAATAAAGGTTTTATTACTCAAACTTCAAATCGTCCAATAACTAGAACTATATCTGATAATCTAAAAGAGATATTTGATTAA
- a CDS encoding PAS domain-containing protein, whose protein sequence is MKKIIILTDFKGELSLDLKNTLKKIFENYVIIENLYLNSIKENDIIDGDVILFMLENRFEKYSHHIKNKENVIIISRTIKKEVLKKLEVLPKDEPILVVNDFYETTLQLTSLLYRTKYKYLKLISYNEKEKKDLSYIKYAITPGIKEKVPKGITNIIDLGVRVLDLFTIISIANKLKLNENIKIINNILLYIDEIVFIKNGIEEHYRDLYLKNKELEGLLTNNSDGIILINDKNKILFFNKRACDFLNIPLEINQYFFKIIESNLHIENFENKKNDIIEIKGNFYYILFNQIKLYNNQYLLISLKDITELKKWKIL, encoded by the coding sequence ATGAAAAAAATTATTATTTTAACCGATTTTAAAGGAGAACTTTCTTTAGATTTAAAAAATACACTAAAAAAAATCTTTGAAAATTATGTAATAATTGAAAATCTATATCTAAATAGCATAAAAGAAAATGATATTATTGATGGTGATGTTATCCTATTTATGTTAGAAAATAGATTTGAAAAATATAGCCATCATATAAAAAATAAAGAAAATGTTATAATTATTTCTAGAACTATAAAAAAAGAAGTATTAAAAAAACTAGAAGTTTTGCCAAAAGATGAACCTATTTTAGTTGTTAATGATTTTTATGAAACAACTTTACAACTAACTTCTTTATTATATAGGACTAAATATAAATATTTAAAACTAATTTCCTATAATGAAAAAGAAAAAAAGGATTTATCTTATATAAAATATGCTATTACACCAGGAATAAAAGAAAAAGTTCCTAAGGGAATCACAAATATAATTGATTTAGGAGTTAGAGTATTAGATTTATTTACTATTATTTCTATTGCAAATAAATTAAAATTAAATGAAAATATAAAAATTATCAATAATATACTTTTATATATTGATGAAATTGTTTTTATAAAAAATGGAATTGAAGAACATTATAGAGATTTATATCTAAAAAATAAAGAGTTAGAAGGATTATTAACTAATAATAGTGATGGTATTATTTTAATCAATGATAAGAATAAAATTTTATTTTTCAATAAGAGAGCCTGTGATTTTCTTAATATCCCTTTAGAAATAAATCAATATTTTTTCAAAATTATAGAATCTAATTTACATATTGAGAATTTTGAAAATAAAAAAAATGACATAATTGAAATAAAAGGAAATTTTTATTATATTTTATTTAATCAAATTAAACTATATA